A genomic window from Gossypium hirsutum isolate 1008001.06 chromosome D12, Gossypium_hirsutum_v2.1, whole genome shotgun sequence includes:
- the LOC107947255 gene encoding probable trehalose-phosphate phosphatase D, giving the protein MMMRKLTKFNHTMGFQITHSNKPKKVKPFSCPNNDDDNNGGTNGGSLIPDDVPGYASWLEKHPSALNMFDSITKEAKGKKVVVFLDYDGTLSPIVDDPDKAFMSAEMRMAVREVAKHFPTSIISGRRRERVKEFVQLSNVYYAGSHGLDIMAPPRAVKACDKKGNEGAFQPAKLFLPAIQEMSIELEDTIREIQGARIEDNKFCISVHYRQVPPKDHEMLKEKVQSLVGNRPNIRLTEGKMVLEVRPSIEWNKGDALNYLLDTLGFSNAKDVLPLYIGDDRTDEDAFKVIASRREGFPIIVSSIPKDTIAWFSLRDPSEVLAFLLRLAKWKKSEIHFFK; this is encoded by the exons atGATGATGAGAAAGTTGACAAAGTTTAACCACACAATGGGATTCCAAATAACACATTCTAACAAGCCGAAAAAAGTGAAACCTTTTTCCTGTCCGAACAACGACGACGACAACAATGGCGGAACCAACGGCGGCTCTTTGATACCTGATGATGTTCCAGGCTATGCTTCATGGCTG gaGAAACATCCTTCTGCATTGAACATGTTCGATTCGATAACGAAAGAAGCGAAAGGGAAAAAGGTGGTCGTGTTTTTAGATTACGACGGCACCTTGTCCCCCATCGTTGATGACCCCGACAAGGCATTCATGTCTGCTGAG ATGCGTATGGCGGTGCGTGAAGTTGCAAAGCATTTTCCGACGTCGATAATCAGCGGTCGTAGACGAGAAAGg GTTAAAGAATTTGTACAGTTAAGTAATGTATATTATGCTGGGAGCCATGGTTTGGATATAATGGCACCACCTAGAGCAGTGAAGGCCTGTGATAAAAAG GGGAATGAAGGTGCATTTCAACCTGCAAAATTATTTTTACCTGCAATTCAAgag atgtccaTAGAATTGGAAGACACCATTAGAGAAATACAAGGTGCTAGGATTGAAGATAACAAGTTTTGTATCTCTGTACATTATCGTCAAGTTCCACCAAAG GACCACGAAATGTTGAAGGAGAAAGTGCAATCTCTGGTCGGAAACCGCCCCAACATTCGTCTCACCGAGGGTAAAATG GTTTTAGAAGTCCGGCCATCGATAGAATGGAACAAAGGCGACGCCCTGAATTATTTGCTCGATACATTGGGATTCAGTAATGCTAAAGATGTTCTACCTTTATATATCGGAGATGATCGTACCGATGAAGATGCATTCAag GTAATAGCAAGTAGAAGGGAAGGATTTCCCATAATAGTTTCATCCATACCAAAAGACACCATAGCTT